A single window of Sphaerodactylus townsendi isolate TG3544 linkage group LG03, MPM_Stown_v2.3, whole genome shotgun sequence DNA harbors:
- the SLC26A6 gene encoding solute carrier family 26 member 6 isoform X1, which translates to MEKNVPQWNPQDEHSLLSEAELEKLGLRKRVPPPSVCSRIRKIRCSGSTAKSLLYRLLPILTWLPRYPVKEWLLKDIISGFSVGIMHLPQGLAYALLAGLPPVTGLYSSFYPVLLYFFFGTSRHISVGPFAVISVMIGSVTDSLEPSSKYLVTNNVTNETTINSDERDAARVQLVAALTFLVGIFQIALGLLQFGFVAIYLSEPLVRGYTTAASVQVLISQLKYILGVDVKEYAGPLSMIYTFLEICKRVPKTNIGTLVTSLVAMVCILLVKMLNDRFAKRIPLPIPVELLTIIISTGISYGAKLNANFGVSVVGDIPSGMRPPEAPNIDYFGQIVGNAFAIAMVSYVICISLGKIFALRHGYTVDSNQELIALGLSNFVGAFFQCFSISCSMSRTLVQESTGGNSQVAALVSCIIILVTILKIGELFYELPKAILAAIILVNLKGMFRQFKDIPELWRSNFVDLLIWLVTFIATIVLNLDMGLGVAVAFSLLTVIFRTQMAQYSILGQVAKTGIYKDVAEYDKAELIPGVTIFQSSATVYFANAELYAGALKKKCGIDVDNLIKRKKKALKKAEKKAKKEIKKNKKIAPEAINGYDAGNNNLGFVDIDMETKSQEPGDDQKGGNIVVPEHNGGVKDLKHQINIHPQPCCKPTLESLGLEKPPLHSLILDFTSVNFVDTVCIKTLKNIFRDFREIEVNVYLAGCHVSVITQMERGNFFSETITKHHLFASVNDAVTYVTRNQGENLPQTATVMTNTKM; encoded by the exons ATGGAGAAAAATGTGCCGCAGTGGAACCCTCAGGATGAGCACAGTTTGCTGAGTGAGGCGGAATTAGAGAAGCTGGGCCTGAGAAAACGGGTGCCGCCACCCTCCGTCTGCAGCAGGATTCGGAAGATAAG GTGTTCAGGTTCAACTGCAAAGTCCTTGCTCTATCGGCTGCTCCCCATCCTGACTTGGTTACCACGATACCCAGTCAAAGAATGGCTGCTAAAAGACATAATCTCAGGATTCAGCGTGGGAATCATGCATCTTCCCCAGG GTTTGGCCTATGCACTTCTTGCAGGGCTGCCTCCTGTCACTGGCTTGTATTCATCCTTTTATCCTGTTCTACTGTATTTCTTCTTCGGGACGTCTAGACACATCTCTGTAG GCCCCTTTGCAGTCATCTCTGTGATGATCGGGAGCGTGACAGATTCACTGGAACCAAGCAGCAAGTATTTGGTAACCAACAATGTTACAAATGAAACAACCATCAATTCTGATGAAAGGGATGCTGCCAGGGTACAGTTGGTGGCTGCGCTCACCTTCTTGGTGGGCATATTTCAG ATTGCCCTTGGCCTGCTGCAGTTTGGCTTTGTAGCTATCTACCTATCTGAACCCTTGGTGCGaggctacaccactgctgcttctgtccAAGTACTGATCTCTCAGCTGAAGTACATCCTTGGGGTTGACGTGAAAGAGTATGCAGGCCCATTGTCAATGATCTAT ACCTTTCTGGAAATCTGCAAACGAGTGCCAAAAACCAATATAGGCACCTTGGTCACTTCACTGGTTGCCATGGTTTGCATTCTGCTGGTGAAGATGCTCAATGATAGATTTGCCAAGAGGATTCCATTGCCTATCCCCGTTGAACTGCTCACG ATTATCATCTCCACAGGGATCTCCTATGGTGCTAAACTGAATGCAAATTTTGGGGTTAGCGTTGTAGGTGACATCCCCAGTGG GATGAGACCCCCTGAAGCCCCCAATATAGACTATTTTGGGCAGATTGTAGGCAATGCTTTTGCCATCGCTATGGTTAGTTATGTCATTTGTATCTCACTCGGCAAGATCTTTGCCCTCAGACATGGCTATACTGTGGACAGCAACCAG GAACTGATCGCGTTGGGGCTCAGTAACTTTGTGGGTGCCTTCTTCCAATGTTTCAGCATCAGCTGCTCTATGTCCCGCACCCTAGTGCAGGAGAGCACGGGAGGCAATAGCCAG GTAGCTGCATTGGTTTCTTGCATCATCATTCTTGTGACCATCTTGAAGATTGGCGAGCTTTTCTATGAACTTCCCAAA GCCATTTTAGCTGCCATTATTCTTGTTAACCTGAAGGGCATGTTCAGACAGTTCAAAGATATTCCTGAACTTTGGAGATCCAACTTTGTTGACCTG ctGATCTGGCTTGTAACCTTCATAGCCACCATCGTGCTCAACCTTGACATGGGGCTGGGGGTCGCTGTGGCCTTTTCACTTCTCACTGTCATCTTCCGGACCCAGAT GGCCCAGTATTCCATCTTGGGGCAAGTGGCCAAGACAGGCATTTACAAAGATGTAGCTGAGTATGACAAG GCTGAACTGATCCCAGGTGTGACAATTTTTCAATCCTCTGCTACAGTTTATTTTGCAAATGCTGAACTGTATGCAGGAGCCCTAAAGAAGAAG TGTGGCATTGATGTGGATAACctaattaaaagaaagaaaaaagctttgaagaaagcagaaaagaaagccaAGAAGGAAATCAAGAAAAATAAG AAAATAGCTCCTGAGGCCATAAACGGATATGACGCTGGGAACAACAATCTTGGCTTTGTTGATATAGACATGGAAACAAAATCACAG GAGCCAGGTGATGATCAGAAAGGTGGTAACATAGTAGTGCCTGAACATAATGGAGGTGTGAAGGATTTGAAGCACCAAATTAACATCCATCCACAACCATGCTGCAAACCTACCTTAGAATCTCTGGGGCTCGAAAAGCCTCCTCTTCACTCTCTCATCCTTGACTTCACTTCTGTCAATTTTGTAGACACCGTCTGCATAAAGACCTTAAAAAAT ATATTTAGAGATTTCCGGGAGATTGAAGTAAACGTCTATCTTGCTGGTTGCCATG TTTCAGTCATTACACAGATGGAAAGAGGCAACTTCTTCAGTGAAACCATCACCAAGCACCACCTTTTTGCATCGGTGAATGACGCTGTTACCTATGTCACTAGGAATCAGGGAGAAAATTTGCCCCAAACTGCCACA GTCATGACCAACACTAAAATGTAA
- the SLC26A6 gene encoding solute carrier family 26 member 6 isoform X2, whose product MCSGSTAKSLLYRLLPILTWLPRYPVKEWLLKDIISGFSVGIMHLPQGLAYALLAGLPPVTGLYSSFYPVLLYFFFGTSRHISVGPFAVISVMIGSVTDSLEPSSKYLVTNNVTNETTINSDERDAARVQLVAALTFLVGIFQIALGLLQFGFVAIYLSEPLVRGYTTAASVQVLISQLKYILGVDVKEYAGPLSMIYTFLEICKRVPKTNIGTLVTSLVAMVCILLVKMLNDRFAKRIPLPIPVELLTIIISTGISYGAKLNANFGVSVVGDIPSGMRPPEAPNIDYFGQIVGNAFAIAMVSYVICISLGKIFALRHGYTVDSNQELIALGLSNFVGAFFQCFSISCSMSRTLVQESTGGNSQVAALVSCIIILVTILKIGELFYELPKAILAAIILVNLKGMFRQFKDIPELWRSNFVDLLIWLVTFIATIVLNLDMGLGVAVAFSLLTVIFRTQMAQYSILGQVAKTGIYKDVAEYDKAELIPGVTIFQSSATVYFANAELYAGALKKKCGIDVDNLIKRKKKALKKAEKKAKKEIKKNKKIAPEAINGYDAGNNNLGFVDIDMETKSQEPGDDQKGGNIVVPEHNGGVKDLKHQINIHPQPCCKPTLESLGLEKPPLHSLILDFTSVNFVDTVCIKTLKNIFRDFREIEVNVYLAGCHVSVITQMERGNFFSETITKHHLFASVNDAVTYVTRNQGENLPQTATVMTNTKM is encoded by the exons AT GTGTTCAGGTTCAACTGCAAAGTCCTTGCTCTATCGGCTGCTCCCCATCCTGACTTGGTTACCACGATACCCAGTCAAAGAATGGCTGCTAAAAGACATAATCTCAGGATTCAGCGTGGGAATCATGCATCTTCCCCAGG GTTTGGCCTATGCACTTCTTGCAGGGCTGCCTCCTGTCACTGGCTTGTATTCATCCTTTTATCCTGTTCTACTGTATTTCTTCTTCGGGACGTCTAGACACATCTCTGTAG GCCCCTTTGCAGTCATCTCTGTGATGATCGGGAGCGTGACAGATTCACTGGAACCAAGCAGCAAGTATTTGGTAACCAACAATGTTACAAATGAAACAACCATCAATTCTGATGAAAGGGATGCTGCCAGGGTACAGTTGGTGGCTGCGCTCACCTTCTTGGTGGGCATATTTCAG ATTGCCCTTGGCCTGCTGCAGTTTGGCTTTGTAGCTATCTACCTATCTGAACCCTTGGTGCGaggctacaccactgctgcttctgtccAAGTACTGATCTCTCAGCTGAAGTACATCCTTGGGGTTGACGTGAAAGAGTATGCAGGCCCATTGTCAATGATCTAT ACCTTTCTGGAAATCTGCAAACGAGTGCCAAAAACCAATATAGGCACCTTGGTCACTTCACTGGTTGCCATGGTTTGCATTCTGCTGGTGAAGATGCTCAATGATAGATTTGCCAAGAGGATTCCATTGCCTATCCCCGTTGAACTGCTCACG ATTATCATCTCCACAGGGATCTCCTATGGTGCTAAACTGAATGCAAATTTTGGGGTTAGCGTTGTAGGTGACATCCCCAGTGG GATGAGACCCCCTGAAGCCCCCAATATAGACTATTTTGGGCAGATTGTAGGCAATGCTTTTGCCATCGCTATGGTTAGTTATGTCATTTGTATCTCACTCGGCAAGATCTTTGCCCTCAGACATGGCTATACTGTGGACAGCAACCAG GAACTGATCGCGTTGGGGCTCAGTAACTTTGTGGGTGCCTTCTTCCAATGTTTCAGCATCAGCTGCTCTATGTCCCGCACCCTAGTGCAGGAGAGCACGGGAGGCAATAGCCAG GTAGCTGCATTGGTTTCTTGCATCATCATTCTTGTGACCATCTTGAAGATTGGCGAGCTTTTCTATGAACTTCCCAAA GCCATTTTAGCTGCCATTATTCTTGTTAACCTGAAGGGCATGTTCAGACAGTTCAAAGATATTCCTGAACTTTGGAGATCCAACTTTGTTGACCTG ctGATCTGGCTTGTAACCTTCATAGCCACCATCGTGCTCAACCTTGACATGGGGCTGGGGGTCGCTGTGGCCTTTTCACTTCTCACTGTCATCTTCCGGACCCAGAT GGCCCAGTATTCCATCTTGGGGCAAGTGGCCAAGACAGGCATTTACAAAGATGTAGCTGAGTATGACAAG GCTGAACTGATCCCAGGTGTGACAATTTTTCAATCCTCTGCTACAGTTTATTTTGCAAATGCTGAACTGTATGCAGGAGCCCTAAAGAAGAAG TGTGGCATTGATGTGGATAACctaattaaaagaaagaaaaaagctttgaagaaagcagaaaagaaagccaAGAAGGAAATCAAGAAAAATAAG AAAATAGCTCCTGAGGCCATAAACGGATATGACGCTGGGAACAACAATCTTGGCTTTGTTGATATAGACATGGAAACAAAATCACAG GAGCCAGGTGATGATCAGAAAGGTGGTAACATAGTAGTGCCTGAACATAATGGAGGTGTGAAGGATTTGAAGCACCAAATTAACATCCATCCACAACCATGCTGCAAACCTACCTTAGAATCTCTGGGGCTCGAAAAGCCTCCTCTTCACTCTCTCATCCTTGACTTCACTTCTGTCAATTTTGTAGACACCGTCTGCATAAAGACCTTAAAAAAT ATATTTAGAGATTTCCGGGAGATTGAAGTAAACGTCTATCTTGCTGGTTGCCATG TTTCAGTCATTACACAGATGGAAAGAGGCAACTTCTTCAGTGAAACCATCACCAAGCACCACCTTTTTGCATCGGTGAATGACGCTGTTACCTATGTCACTAGGAATCAGGGAGAAAATTTGCCCCAAACTGCCACA GTCATGACCAACACTAAAATGTAA